The following are encoded together in the Erwinia sp. E602 genome:
- a CDS encoding Trm112 family protein, which yields MDHRLLEIVACPVCHGKLSFNKEQQELICKADGLAFPVRDGIPVLLEVEARTLTSEEHPV from the coding sequence ATGGATCATCGTTTACTTGAAATCGTTGCTTGCCCGGTGTGCCACGGCAAGCTCAGTTTTAACAAAGAGCAGCAGGAGCTGATCTGCAAGGCGGACGGCCTGGCCTTCCCGGTGCGCGACGGTATTCCGGTGCTGCTGGAAGTGGAAGCCCGTACGCTGACGTCAGAAGAGCATCCGGTATGA
- the rpsA gene encoding 30S ribosomal protein S1, whose amino-acid sequence MTESFAQLFEESLKTIETRPGSIVRGVVVSIDKDVVLVDAGLKSESAIPAEQFKNAAGELEIQVGDEVDVALDAVEDGFGETLLSREKAKRHEAWITLEKAYEDAETVTGIINGKVKGGFTVELNGIRAFLPGSLVDVRPVRDTLHLEGKELEFKVIKLDQKRNNVVVSRRAVIESENSAERDQLLENLQEGMEVKGIVKNLTDYGAFVDLGGVDGLLHITDMAWKRVKHPSEIVNVGDEINVKVLKFDRERTRVSLGLKQLGEDPWVAIAKRYPEGTRLTGRVTNLTDYGCFVEIEEGVEGLVHVSEMDWTNKNIHPSKVVNVGDVVEVMVLDIDEERRRISLGLKQCKSNPWQLFAETHNKGDRVEGKIKSITDFGIFIGLDGGIDGLVHLSDISWNATGEEAVREYKKGDEIAAVVLQVDAERERISLGVKQLAEDPFNNYISLNKKGAIVNGKVTAVDAKGATVELADGVEGYLRASEASIDRVEDATLVLNVGDDVEAKFTGVDRKNRVVSLSVRAKDQADEKEAIATVNTKPEEGNFSNAMAEAFKAAKGE is encoded by the coding sequence ATGACTGAATCTTTTGCTCAACTATTTGAAGAATCCTTAAAAACAATCGAAACCCGTCCGGGTTCCATCGTTCGTGGCGTTGTTGTCTCTATCGACAAAGACGTAGTTCTGGTTGATGCGGGTCTGAAATCTGAATCTGCAATTCCTGCAGAGCAGTTCAAGAACGCAGCCGGCGAGCTGGAAATCCAGGTAGGTGACGAAGTTGACGTTGCGCTGGATGCGGTAGAAGACGGCTTCGGTGAAACCCTGCTGTCCCGTGAGAAAGCTAAACGTCACGAAGCTTGGATCACGCTGGAAAAAGCTTACGAAGACGCTGAAACTGTTACCGGTATCATCAACGGCAAAGTTAAAGGTGGCTTCACAGTTGAGCTGAACGGTATTCGTGCGTTCCTGCCAGGTTCACTGGTTGATGTTCGTCCGGTGCGCGACACGCTGCACCTGGAAGGCAAAGAGCTTGAATTCAAAGTGATCAAGCTGGACCAGAAACGCAACAACGTGGTGGTTTCACGTCGTGCGGTTATCGAATCCGAGAACAGCGCAGAGCGCGATCAGCTGCTGGAAAACCTGCAGGAAGGCATGGAAGTTAAAGGTATCGTTAAGAACCTCACTGACTACGGTGCATTCGTTGATCTGGGCGGCGTTGACGGCCTGCTGCACATCACTGACATGGCCTGGAAGCGCGTTAAGCATCCAAGCGAAATCGTCAATGTTGGCGACGAAATCAACGTGAAAGTGCTGAAATTCGACCGCGAGCGTACCCGTGTATCTCTGGGTCTGAAGCAGCTGGGCGAAGATCCTTGGGTCGCTATCGCTAAGCGTTATCCGGAAGGCACCCGCCTGACCGGCCGCGTGACCAACCTGACCGACTACGGCTGCTTCGTTGAAATCGAAGAAGGCGTTGAAGGCCTGGTACACGTGTCTGAAATGGACTGGACCAACAAAAACATCCACCCATCTAAAGTTGTTAACGTGGGCGATGTTGTTGAAGTTATGGTTCTGGACATCGACGAAGAACGTCGTCGTATCTCCCTGGGTCTGAAGCAGTGCAAATCTAACCCATGGCAGCTGTTCGCAGAAACCCACAACAAGGGCGACCGCGTTGAAGGTAAAATCAAGTCTATCACTGACTTCGGTATCTTCATCGGCCTGGACGGCGGCATCGACGGCCTGGTACACCTGTCTGACATCTCCTGGAACGCGACCGGCGAAGAAGCCGTGCGTGAATACAAGAAAGGCGACGAAATCGCTGCTGTGGTTCTGCAGGTTGACGCAGAGCGCGAGCGTATCTCCCTGGGCGTTAAGCAGCTGGCAGAAGATCCGTTCAACAACTACATCTCTCTGAACAAGAAAGGTGCCATTGTTAACGGTAAAGTGACTGCAGTTGACGCTAAAGGTGCTACAGTTGAACTGGCAGACGGCGTTGAAGGTTACCTGCGCGCTTCTGAAGCTTCAATCGACCGCGTTGAAGACGCAACTCTGGTTCTGAATGTTGGCGACGATGTTGAAGCTAAGTTCACCGGCGTTGACCGTAAAAACCGCGTTGTAAGCCTGTCTGTTCGTGCTAAAGACCAGGCTGACGAGAAAGAAGCAATTGCAACGGTTAACACCAAACCGGAAGAAGGCAACTTCTCTAACGCAATGGCTGAAGCTTTCAAAGCAGCTAAAGGCGAGTAA
- the ihfB gene encoding integration host factor subunit beta — protein sequence MTKSELIERLAGQHSHIPAKVVEDAVKEMLEHMATTLSQGERIEIRGFGSFSLHYRAPRTGRNPKTGDKVELEGKYVPHFKPGKELRDRANIYGG from the coding sequence ATGACCAAGTCAGAACTGATTGAAAGACTTGCTGGCCAGCACTCTCATATTCCGGCGAAAGTCGTTGAGGATGCGGTAAAAGAGATGCTGGAGCATATGGCAACCACGTTGTCACAGGGCGAACGCATCGAAATCCGGGGATTTGGCAGCTTCTCATTGCACTATCGTGCACCTCGTACCGGCCGTAACCCGAAAACGGGCGACAAAGTGGAGTTGGAAGGTAAATACGTTCCACACTTCAAGCCGGGTAAAGAGCTGCGCGATCGCGCCAATATCTACGGCGGCTGA
- the kdsB gene encoding 3-deoxy-manno-octulosonate cytidylyltransferase, whose translation MSFVAIIPARYASTRLPGKPLVDIHGKPMVVHVMERALESGADRVIVATDNQDVARAVEAAGGEVCMTRADHHSGTERLAEVIDRYQFADDTVIVNVQGDEPMIPPVIVRQVAENLAQSSAGMATLAVPITSAEEAFNPNAVKVVRDANGYALYFSRATIPWDRERFSVSKETVGDSFLRHIGIYAYRAGFIRRYVSWEASPLEQIELLEQLRVLWYGEKIHVDVAKAIPSVGVDTPEDLLRVREAMR comes from the coding sequence ATGAGTTTCGTCGCGATTATTCCAGCGCGCTATGCCTCCACGCGCCTGCCGGGTAAACCGCTGGTTGATATTCACGGTAAGCCGATGGTGGTGCACGTGATGGAGCGGGCGCTGGAGTCCGGCGCCGATCGGGTGATCGTGGCCACCGACAATCAGGACGTGGCGCGGGCGGTGGAAGCGGCGGGTGGCGAAGTGTGTATGACCCGTGCCGACCACCATTCGGGTACGGAGCGGCTGGCAGAAGTTATCGATCGCTATCAGTTCGCCGATGACACGGTGATCGTTAACGTGCAGGGCGATGAGCCGATGATCCCGCCGGTGATCGTCCGTCAGGTTGCCGAAAATCTGGCGCAGAGCAGCGCCGGCATGGCCACGCTGGCGGTGCCGATTACCTCTGCGGAAGAGGCATTCAACCCTAATGCGGTGAAGGTGGTGCGTGATGCCAACGGCTACGCGCTCTACTTCTCCCGCGCCACCATCCCGTGGGACCGCGAACGGTTCAGCGTCTCGAAAGAGACCGTTGGCGATAGCTTCCTGCGCCATATTGGCATTTATGCCTATCGCGCCGGCTTTATCCGCCGCTACGTCAGCTGGGAAGCCAGCCCGCTGGAGCAGATCGAGCTACTGGAGCAGCTGCGCGTGCTGTGGTACGGCGAGAAAATTCACGTTGACGTCGCCAAAGCGATCCCCAGCGTTGGCGTAGACACGCCGGAAGATCTGCTGCGGGTGCGCGAAGCGATGCGTTAA
- the aroA gene encoding 3-phosphoshikimate 1-carboxyvinyltransferase gives MESLTLQPIALVNGTVNLPGSKSVSNRALLLAALARGTTRLTNLLDSDDVRHMLNALQLLGVKYRLSDDRTVCDVTGQGGALQADGALELFLGNAGTAMRPLAAALCLGGNDIVLTGEPRMKERPIGHLVDALRQGGAQIDYLEQTDYPPLRLKGGFSGGDVTVDGSVSSQFLTALLMTAPLATNDTRIAIKGELVSKPYIDITLNLMAAFGVQVENDNYSAFIIRGQQHYQAPGDYLVEGDASSASYFLAAAAIKGGTVKVTGIGRNSIQGDIRFADVLEKMGASIEWGDDFIACTRGELNAVDLDMNHIPDAAMTIATAALFATGTTVMRNIYNWRVKETDRLAAMATELRKVGAEVEEGHDYIRITPPASIAFAEIATYDDHRMAMCFSLVALSATPVTILDPKCTAKTFPDYFEQLARISTLA, from the coding sequence CTGGAATCCCTGACGTTACAACCTATCGCGCTGGTCAACGGCACCGTTAATCTTCCCGGCTCCAAGAGCGTTTCTAACCGCGCTCTGCTGCTGGCTGCGCTGGCCAGGGGGACCACCCGTCTGACCAACCTGCTGGACAGCGACGACGTGCGCCACATGCTCAACGCGCTGCAGCTGCTGGGCGTTAAGTACCGGTTGTCTGACGATCGTACCGTCTGTGACGTCACCGGTCAGGGCGGAGCGCTGCAGGCCGACGGCGCGCTTGAGCTGTTCCTCGGTAACGCCGGTACCGCGATGCGCCCGCTGGCGGCGGCGCTGTGCCTCGGCGGCAATGATATTGTGCTGACCGGCGAACCGCGTATGAAAGAGCGGCCGATTGGCCACCTGGTTGACGCCCTGCGTCAGGGCGGCGCGCAGATTGACTATCTGGAGCAGACGGATTACCCACCGCTGCGCCTGAAGGGCGGCTTTAGCGGCGGCGACGTCACCGTTGACGGCAGCGTTTCCAGCCAGTTCCTGACCGCGCTGCTGATGACGGCACCGCTGGCCACCAACGATACGCGCATCGCGATCAAGGGCGAGCTGGTCTCTAAGCCCTATATCGATATTACGCTGAACCTGATGGCCGCCTTTGGCGTGCAGGTTGAGAACGATAACTACAGCGCCTTCATCATTCGCGGGCAGCAGCACTATCAGGCACCCGGCGACTACCTGGTGGAAGGCGATGCATCGTCGGCCTCCTACTTCCTGGCGGCCGCGGCCATCAAAGGCGGTACGGTGAAAGTGACCGGGATTGGCCGTAACAGTATTCAGGGCGATATTCGCTTTGCCGACGTGCTGGAAAAAATGGGCGCCAGCATCGAGTGGGGCGATGACTTTATTGCCTGTACGCGCGGTGAACTCAACGCCGTCGATCTGGATATGAACCATATCCCGGATGCGGCGATGACCATTGCCACCGCAGCGCTGTTTGCCACCGGCACCACGGTGATGCGCAACATCTACAACTGGCGCGTGAAGGAGACCGATCGTCTGGCGGCGATGGCCACCGAACTGCGCAAAGTAGGTGCCGAGGTGGAAGAGGGGCACGACTACATTCGTATCACGCCGCCGGCGTCGATCGCGTTCGCTGAGATTGCCACCTATGACGACCACCGTATGGCGATGTGCTTCTCGCTGGTGGCGCTTTCCGCCACGCCGGTCACCATCCTTGACCCGAAATGCACCGCTAAAACGTTCCCGGACTACTTTGAACAGTTAGCCCGGATTAGCACACTGGCCTAA
- a CDS encoding phosphotransferase, producing the protein MEHLRTELALVLGEPVSRVECISRQPDASLYTLYDDEGDSLPMVAKYFTLKDAAAQEAQKLSLLAKQGKVRVPLVFGVVSSEQPPLHEVLLLERLGGVSIAVPARTAKREQQLRRQIVSGLLAWHQIDSGGLVGTVDSQQKNGWPAWYRQRIEVLWAMITMRCPAFLCMDDRRILYRSRDRFATLFGDFNDPCVLIHGNLSPDNILKNPGHDRLLAMVNPGPLQWAPREFDLYPFCGFASGDALLNDYYQYAPLAEGFVARRWLYLLWEEIARWQNHGQFNRQRFRLAAESLLPWLS; encoded by the coding sequence TTGGAACACCTCAGAACGGAATTAGCGCTGGTTCTTGGCGAACCGGTGAGTCGGGTTGAGTGCATCAGCCGCCAGCCCGACGCCAGTCTGTATACGCTCTACGATGATGAGGGCGATTCGCTGCCGATGGTGGCTAAATACTTTACCCTGAAAGACGCCGCCGCGCAGGAAGCACAAAAGCTGTCGCTGTTGGCGAAACAGGGCAAGGTGCGCGTGCCGCTGGTGTTCGGGGTCGTCAGCAGCGAGCAGCCGCCGCTGCACGAGGTGCTGCTGCTGGAGCGGCTGGGCGGCGTTTCGATCGCCGTTCCCGCGCGGACGGCCAAGCGTGAGCAGCAGCTGCGCAGGCAGATCGTCAGCGGCCTGCTGGCCTGGCATCAGATTGACAGCGGCGGGCTGGTGGGCACGGTAGACAGTCAGCAGAAGAACGGCTGGCCGGCATGGTATCGTCAGCGTATTGAGGTGCTGTGGGCGATGATCACCATGCGATGTCCGGCATTCCTCTGCATGGACGACCGGCGTATCCTGTATCGCAGCCGCGACCGTTTTGCCACACTGTTCGGTGATTTCAACGATCCCTGCGTGCTGATCCATGGCAATCTGTCGCCCGACAACATTCTGAAAAATCCGGGCCACGACCGGCTGCTGGCGATGGTCAATCCGGGGCCGCTGCAGTGGGCGCCGCGCGAGTTTGATCTCTACCCGTTCTGCGGCTTCGCCAGCGGAGACGCGCTGCTGAACGACTACTACCAGTACGCGCCGCTGGCCGAGGGCTTTGTTGCCCGACGCTGGCTCTATCTGCTGTGGGAAGAGATTGCACGCTGGCAGAACCACGGACAGTTTAACCGCCAGCGTTTCCGGCTGGCC
- the msbA gene encoding lipid A ABC transporter ATP-binding protein/permease MsbA — translation MHLDKDLSTWQTFRRLSPMIVPYKAGLIAAAIALIINAAGDTLMLSLLKPLLDDGFGKANSSVLVWMPLAVIGLMLVRGITSYISSYCISWVSGNVVMTMRRRLFGHMMGMPVAFFDQQSTGTLLSRITYDTEQVASSSSSALVTVVREGASIIALFVLMFWNSWQLSLILIVLAPIVSFAIRSVSKRFRNISKNMQNTMGQVTTSAEQMLKGHKEVLIFGGQEIENERFHRVSNRMRQQGMKLVSASSISDPIIQLIASLALAFILYAASVPSVMETLSAGTITVVFSAMVALMRPLKSLTNVNAQFQRGMAACQTLFSILDSEQEVDNGKRTVERAKGDIEFRNVTFTYPGRDIPALKNINLAIPEGKTVALVGRSGSGKSTLASLLTRFYDIQQGEILMDGHDLREYTLASLRNQVALVSQNVHLFNDTIANNIAYARHEQYSREDIEKAATMAHAMDFIKKMDNGLDTVIGENGVLLSGGQRQRIAIARALLRDCPILILDEATSALDTESERAIQSALDELQKNRTSLVIAHRLSTIEKADEIVVVEDGQIVERGSHEHLLAEKGAYAQLHKMQFGQ, via the coding sequence ATGCATCTGGATAAAGATCTTTCCACCTGGCAGACCTTCCGCCGCCTCAGTCCGATGATTGTGCCTTATAAGGCGGGGCTGATTGCCGCCGCAATCGCACTGATTATCAATGCGGCAGGCGATACGCTGATGCTCTCTCTGCTGAAACCTTTACTCGATGATGGTTTTGGTAAAGCTAACAGTTCCGTACTGGTCTGGATGCCGCTGGCTGTAATCGGCCTGATGCTGGTTCGCGGTATCACCAGTTATATCTCCAGCTACTGCATCTCCTGGGTTTCCGGAAACGTGGTAATGACCATGCGCCGTCGCCTGTTTGGCCATATGATGGGTATGCCGGTGGCGTTCTTCGATCAACAGTCCACCGGCACGCTGCTGTCGCGCATCACCTATGACACTGAGCAGGTTGCCTCCTCCTCTTCCAGTGCATTAGTGACCGTGGTGCGTGAAGGTGCCTCGATTATCGCGCTTTTCGTACTGATGTTCTGGAACAGCTGGCAGCTGTCGCTGATCCTGATCGTGCTGGCTCCCATCGTCTCCTTTGCCATCCGCTCGGTTTCTAAACGCTTCCGTAACATCAGCAAAAATATGCAGAACACCATGGGGCAGGTGACTACCAGCGCCGAGCAGATGCTGAAAGGCCATAAAGAGGTGCTGATTTTCGGCGGTCAGGAGATCGAAAACGAACGTTTCCACCGCGTCAGTAACCGCATGCGCCAGCAGGGCATGAAGCTGGTTTCCGCTTCTTCCATCTCCGATCCCATCATTCAGCTGATCGCCTCGCTGGCGCTGGCGTTTATTCTCTACGCCGCCAGCGTCCCGAGCGTGATGGAGACGCTGTCTGCCGGTACCATTACCGTGGTGTTCTCAGCGATGGTTGCGCTGATGCGCCCACTGAAGTCGCTGACCAACGTCAATGCGCAGTTCCAGCGCGGCATGGCTGCCTGCCAGACCCTGTTCTCAATTCTGGACAGCGAGCAGGAAGTGGATAACGGCAAGCGCACCGTGGAACGTGCGAAAGGCGATATTGAATTCCGCAATGTCACCTTCACCTATCCCGGCCGTGATATCCCGGCGCTGAAGAATATCAACCTGGCGATCCCGGAAGGCAAAACGGTGGCGCTGGTTGGCCGTTCCGGCTCCGGAAAATCGACCCTGGCCAGCCTGCTGACCCGTTTTTACGATATCCAGCAGGGCGAGATCCTGATGGACGGTCACGATCTGCGCGAGTACACCCTTGCATCGCTGCGTAATCAGGTGGCGCTGGTGTCACAGAACGTGCACCTGTTTAACGATACCATCGCCAATAATATTGCCTATGCGCGCCATGAGCAGTACAGCCGCGAAGATATCGAGAAAGCGGCCACCATGGCGCACGCTATGGACTTCATTAAGAAGATGGATAACGGTCTCGATACGGTAATTGGTGAAAACGGCGTGCTGCTCTCAGGCGGCCAGCGCCAGCGTATCGCCATCGCCCGTGCGCTACTGCGCGACTGTCCGATCCTGATCCTCGATGAGGCGACCTCCGCGCTGGATACCGAATCCGAGCGGGCGATCCAGTCGGCGCTGGACGAGCTGCAGAAAAACCGCACCTCGCTGGTCATTGCTCACCGCCTGTCGACCATCGAGAAAGCCGATGAGATCGTGGTGGTGGAAGATGGCCAGATCGTTGAGCGCGGAAGCCATGAACATCTGCTGGCCGAGAAGGGTGCCTATGCTCAGCTGCACAAAATGCAGTTTGGTCAATGA
- the lpxK gene encoding tetraacyldisaccharide 4'-kinase has protein sequence MIERIWSGKSPLFLLLLPLSFLYGLVSNLIRLSYRWGWRKAWRAPVPVVVVGNLTAGGNGKTPVVVWLVQVLQQRGLRVGVVSRGYGGKAASYPLVLGPHTTTAEAGDEPVLIYQRTGAAVAVAPRRRQAVEALLAGQGVDIIITDDGLQHYALARDCEIVVVDGERRFGNGWWLPAGPMRERQARLKGVTAVICNGGTPHAGELAMRLRPAAAVNLLSGESRPLASLPSVVAMAGIGHPPRFFTTLRQQGVTPLREVAFADHQAYSAEALQALTPAGETLLMTEKDAVKARAFARQNWWYLPVDAEIADAGPLLATISALAEPAGA, from the coding sequence ATGATTGAACGCATCTGGAGCGGTAAATCGCCGCTATTTCTGCTGCTGCTGCCGCTGAGTTTTCTCTACGGCCTGGTCAGCAACCTGATCCGCCTCAGCTACCGCTGGGGATGGCGCAAAGCCTGGCGTGCTCCGGTGCCGGTGGTGGTGGTCGGCAATCTGACCGCCGGTGGTAACGGTAAAACGCCGGTGGTTGTCTGGCTGGTGCAGGTGCTTCAGCAGCGTGGCCTGCGCGTCGGCGTGGTGTCGCGCGGCTATGGCGGCAAGGCCGCAAGCTATCCGCTGGTGCTCGGCCCGCACACTACAACGGCAGAGGCCGGCGATGAGCCGGTGCTGATCTATCAACGCACCGGGGCGGCGGTGGCCGTGGCTCCCCGCCGCCGGCAGGCGGTGGAGGCCTTGCTGGCTGGCCAGGGGGTGGATATCATCATCACCGACGACGGCCTGCAGCACTATGCGCTGGCCCGCGACTGTGAAATCGTGGTGGTTGACGGTGAACGCCGCTTCGGCAACGGCTGGTGGCTGCCCGCCGGGCCGATGCGTGAACGCCAGGCGCGCCTGAAGGGCGTTACCGCAGTGATCTGCAACGGTGGCACGCCGCACGCCGGTGAATTAGCCATGCGGCTGCGGCCGGCGGCGGCGGTGAACCTCCTTTCCGGCGAATCACGGCCGCTGGCGTCACTGCCGTCGGTGGTGGCAATGGCCGGGATAGGCCATCCGCCTCGCTTCTTTACTACCCTGCGTCAGCAGGGTGTGACGCCGCTGCGCGAGGTGGCGTTTGCCGACCATCAGGCCTACAGCGCGGAGGCGCTGCAGGCGCTGACTCCGGCGGGCGAGACGCTGCTGATGACCGAAAAAGATGCGGTTAAAGCGCGGGCGTTTGCCCGGCAAAACTGGTGGTATCTGCCGGTGGACGCAGAGATTGCCGATGCCGGACCGCTGCTGGCCACAATCTCGGCCCTGGCCGAACCCGCCGGCGCCTGA
- a CDS encoding ComEC family protein encodes MRLTVTRLAGCIIAGTLPLNFLPSLPGYRYDLLALGLALLLAGLPRRGALPLALALLASVWAVNAGRTTLQQIEQLTRRPLQVEVKIENLQPDGQRARVRLLRQQGRLLFPPISAMLSLPETGTALCAGQRWLLTVKLRPVHARLNEGGFDAQRYALANGVPLSGRVTDAQVLQSRCGWRDAIIHAAKERYGHLPWQGTLGALAFGERAEVSADLTRLLRETGTAHLMAISGLHIALAAALGWWLARLVQFALPAWRIGYRLPLVSSLVLAFCYCWLSGGNPPALRAMLALLIWSGLRLSGVSCHALQVWLMCLAVILLSDPLSLLSDSLWLSALAVGGLLLWYHSFPLPRRFQRGKRWLPLRLLHLQLGMLLLMMPLQVLLFHGISLSAPLANLWAVPLVSLLTVPLILLALILLPLPWLSTSLWWLADRSLSAVFLPLRQLPDGWLPLDAAQAFYSPGCWLLLMALRFGWWRSSPASLLSLVLGLAAASASVKPQWRVDMLDVGHGLAVAISRYGQATLYDVGNRWPGGDAARSQILPWLRWQGLTVSQIIISHEHLDHTGGLASVQAAFPRASVRSPLGLPGHRPCHRGLAWRWQGLDFKVLWPPPGYALTGNNRSCVVTVSDGRWRVLLTGDIEAPAERALVAGQRGSLAATLLQVPHHGSRTSSTPPLLRAVHPDAAIASAARYSAWRLPARQIIRRYADNQIIWRDTALSGQLSARFFTDYWQLLGLREQLMNRWYHQWFGVTR; translated from the coding sequence ATGCGTTTAACCGTCACCCGTCTGGCCGGCTGCATTATTGCCGGTACCCTGCCGCTGAACTTTCTCCCTTCGCTGCCTGGCTACCGCTATGACCTGCTGGCGCTGGGTCTGGCACTACTGTTGGCCGGCTTACCCCGAAGGGGCGCACTGCCGCTGGCGCTGGCGTTGCTGGCTTCGGTTTGGGCGGTTAATGCCGGCCGTACCACGCTGCAACAGATTGAACAGCTGACCCGCCGGCCGCTGCAGGTGGAGGTGAAGATCGAAAACCTGCAACCTGACGGGCAGCGAGCCCGCGTGCGCTTGCTGAGGCAGCAGGGGCGGCTGCTGTTTCCGCCGATCTCGGCGATGCTCAGCCTGCCGGAAACCGGCACCGCGCTCTGCGCCGGTCAGCGCTGGCTGCTGACGGTAAAGCTGCGCCCGGTACACGCCCGGCTGAACGAAGGAGGGTTTGACGCGCAGCGTTATGCGCTGGCCAACGGCGTGCCGCTGAGCGGCCGGGTCACTGACGCGCAGGTGCTGCAGTCGCGCTGCGGCTGGCGGGATGCGATAATCCATGCGGCAAAAGAGCGCTACGGGCATCTCCCCTGGCAGGGCACTCTTGGCGCGCTGGCATTTGGTGAGCGGGCCGAGGTCAGCGCCGATCTGACCCGACTGCTGCGGGAAACCGGTACCGCGCATCTGATGGCGATATCCGGGCTGCATATTGCGCTGGCGGCGGCGCTGGGCTGGTGGCTGGCGCGTCTCGTTCAGTTTGCTTTGCCGGCGTGGCGGATTGGCTATCGCCTGCCGCTGGTCAGTAGTCTGGTGCTGGCGTTCTGCTACTGCTGGCTCTCCGGTGGTAATCCCCCGGCGTTACGGGCGATGCTGGCGCTGCTGATCTGGAGCGGGCTGCGCCTGAGCGGCGTCAGTTGCCATGCGCTGCAGGTGTGGCTGATGTGCCTGGCGGTGATTCTGCTGTCTGACCCGTTGAGCCTGCTGTCAGACAGCCTGTGGCTGTCGGCGCTGGCGGTGGGCGGGTTGCTGCTGTGGTATCACAGTTTTCCGTTACCGCGGCGTTTTCAGCGCGGGAAACGCTGGCTGCCGCTGCGCTTACTGCATCTGCAACTGGGTATGCTGCTGCTGATGATGCCGTTGCAGGTATTGCTGTTTCACGGCATCAGCCTCAGTGCACCGCTGGCGAACCTGTGGGCGGTGCCGCTGGTCTCGCTGCTGACCGTGCCGCTGATCCTGCTGGCGCTGATCCTGCTGCCGCTGCCCTGGCTGAGCACGTCGCTGTGGTGGCTGGCCGATCGCTCGCTCAGCGCAGTGTTTCTGCCTCTACGGCAACTGCCCGACGGCTGGCTGCCGCTGGATGCAGCTCAGGCCTTCTACAGCCCTGGCTGCTGGCTGCTGCTGATGGCGCTGCGCTTTGGCTGGTGGCGCAGTTCACCGGCCAGCCTGTTGAGCCTGGTGCTGGGATTGGCCGCGGCCAGCGCCAGCGTAAAACCGCAGTGGCGGGTGGATATGCTCGATGTGGGGCACGGCCTGGCGGTAGCGATCTCCCGTTACGGCCAGGCGACGCTGTATGATGTCGGCAACCGCTGGCCTGGCGGGGATGCGGCACGCAGCCAGATCCTGCCCTGGCTGCGCTGGCAGGGGCTGACGGTGAGCCAGATTATTATCAGCCATGAGCACCTGGATCATACCGGCGGTCTGGCAAGCGTGCAGGCTGCGTTTCCCCGTGCCAGCGTGCGCAGCCCGCTGGGGCTGCCGGGGCACCGGCCCTGCCACCGCGGGCTGGCGTGGCGCTGGCAGGGCCTCGATTTTAAGGTGCTGTGGCCGCCGCCCGGCTATGCGCTGACGGGCAATAACCGCTCCTGCGTGGTGACGGTCAGCGACGGGCGCTGGCGGGTTCTGCTGACCGGCGACATTGAAGCGCCGGCGGAACGGGCGCTGGTGGCCGGGCAGCGCGGCAGCCTGGCCGCCACGTTGCTGCAGGTGCCGCACCACGGCAGCCGCACGTCTTCGACGCCGCCGCTGCTGCGCGCGGTCCATCCCGACGCCGCCATTGCCTCGGCGGCACGTTACAGCGCCTGGCGGCTGCCTGCGCGACAGATTATTCGGCGCTATGCGGATAATCAGATCATCTGGCGAGATACCGCGCTTTCCGGCCAGCTTAGCGCACGATTTTTTACAGATTACTGGCAGCTTCTGGGGTTAAGAGAACAATTAATGAACCGTTGGTACCATCAGTGGTTTGGCGTCACCCGCTAA
- the cmk gene encoding (d)CMP kinase: MTALAPVITIDGPSGAGKGTLCKAMAEALQWHLLDSGAIYRVLALAALHHQVDITSEEALAPIAAHLDVRFVATDGEMAVILEGEDVSNEIRTQDVSNTASKVAAFPRVREALLRRQRGFRELPGLIADGRDMGTVVFPDAPVKIFLDASAEERAHRRMLQLQDKGFSVNFERLLSEIKERDDRDRNRAIAPLVPANDALVLDSTTMSIEQVIEIALKYAREKLALA; encoded by the coding sequence ATGACGGCATTAGCCCCAGTGATCACCATCGATGGCCCAAGTGGCGCAGGGAAAGGGACATTGTGTAAAGCGATGGCCGAAGCGTTACAGTGGCACCTGTTGGACTCCGGCGCAATCTACCGGGTACTGGCGCTGGCTGCATTACACCATCAGGTAGATATCACTTCTGAAGAAGCGCTGGCCCCGATTGCGGCACATCTGGACGTGCGCTTTGTGGCCACCGACGGCGAGATGGCGGTGATCCTCGAAGGGGAAGACGTGTCGAATGAGATCCGCACCCAGGACGTCAGCAACACCGCCTCTAAAGTGGCCGCGTTTCCCCGCGTCCGTGAGGCGCTGCTACGCCGCCAGCGCGGTTTCCGCGAACTGCCGGGGCTGATTGCCGACGGGCGTGATATGGGCACGGTGGTATTTCCCGATGCACCGGTGAAAATTTTCCTTGATGCCAGCGCCGAAGAGCGTGCGCATCGCCGTATGCTACAGTTGCAGGATAAGGGCTTTAGTGTTAACTTTGAGCGCCTTTTATCCGAGATAAAAGAGCGTGACGATCGTGACCGCAATCGTGCGATTGCCCCGTTAGTCCCGGCAAACGATGCCTTAGTGCTTGATTCGACTACAATGTCTATTGAGCAGGTCATCGAAATTGCGCTAAAATATGCGCGCGAAAAACTCGCGCTGGCGTGA